The window TCGGGAGGGGGATAAATCCTGACCGCCAGGGATCAGTCGCCCCCTTGCGCTTGGCCTGAGAAAACGGGCCAAAATATTGCGAAAAATAAATTTAGACATTTTTATCCAAATTTGGGAACCTGAAGCGATCTTTGGGGGTTCTATTGGTTAGCAGTACCCCCTCTTCCTCCCCAAAAGGATCGCGACATGAACCGAACGCTCTGCATCGCCGCGGCGATGGGTCTTTTCTGTCTGGCCGCCGCTTCCGCCAGCGCCGACGAGCGTCGAGACGCTCGGCTGGAATCGATTTGGGCCGCCATTCTGGAACGCGTCGACACCAACAAGAACAGCTCCCTGGAAGTGGAGGAGTTGACCAAGCAACTCGAATCGCTGGCCGCGCAGATCGACGCCGACAAGAACGGCTCGGTGAGTCGAGAGGAGCTACAGGCCGCCGCTCGTGGCGCCCGGCGCGAAGCGAAGAAGGTAGTGCAAACCGCCGTCAGCGAGTCGCGCGACAAAAACAAAGCGGTCAAGATCGCCGATGTGGAGCAGCACGTCCACCAGGCGCTGACGCGGGTCGACGCCGATAAGAACGGCGAGATCACGCGCGGCGAGGCGCGGCAGGCCGTGCGATTCGTGATGGCCCAGGCGCACAAGCGGGCCGAAGCGCATTGCAAAGCGGGGCGAACCGAAGTGGCCAAAGTCCTCGGACAAGCGAAGAAGTCCGACCAGGTGGTGTTAACCGCGGTGATTCAGCGACTCGACACCAACAACGACAAGAAACTGCAAGGCGCCGAATTGCAGGCCCGCGCGCAAGCCGTCTTCGTGGCGATCGACACCGACAAGGACCAGGCCTTGTCCAAGGAGGAGATCAACCATGCTGCGGCTCGGGCGGCCCAAAAGGTTCGCCGCGAGTTGGAAAAGCGTGTCGCGATGCTGCTGAAATAGCGATTCGCGCGCGCTCGGCGCCATGCGCCATCGTCGTCGCGACTGGCCGCTCGTGGGACGGCCAGTCGCGGCTTGGCGCGCGCCGATCTAAATAATCTCGATGCTCTTGAGCACGTCGCCGCCAGATGCTCTTGCGCCATACAGGCACCGATCGGCGGCGTGCACCAGATCTTCGGCGGGAAAATTCTTAGGAGGCAAGGTCACGCTGGCCGCGCCGATCGACACCGTGAACGCCGGCCCCTCGCCGTCTCCCAACGACGTTTCGGTCGCGCGCACCGCGCGCAATAACTCGTTGCCCAGCCGCGCCGCTTGAGCGCGATCGCAGTCGGGCAGCATCACGGCTAGCCGCGCCTCTCGTGTTTGCAGGCACACCAATCCTTCGTGGTCGATGCGCTCGCAGGCGCCGCGCAGCCAGTCGATCCACGCTGTGGCGCTCTCCAACCCTTCGCGAAAGATCACCTCGGCGAAACGATCCGCCTCGACAAGCAGCAGGCTCAGCGCGGTCCGCATCTGCCGGCATGCCGCCACTTGCTCGCATAGCCCCGCGAGCAGCAACTGGTCGTCCTCGGCCGCGATCGGCGCGCTCGCCACCGGCTGCGGCCGGCGCTGGGTCGTCGGCTGGGCGAATGCCGCCTCCAGCGCCGCCGACAGCGCCCGCGCGTCGTTGTCGATCCACTGCGGCGCATCGAGTGGGGCGCCGGCGCGCTCGCGCAGCAGGTCGGCCACCACTTCGTTGGCCATGCTGGCCATTTGTTGCCGCGCTCGATCGAGCACCTCGCGGTAGTTCAGCCCGCGCGGCAATTCCAACGACAACACATCGGCCAGTTGTTTCACTTTTTCTTCGAGCGTCGCGATCAGTTGGTCGAGCCACGACCGGGTCAGCGAGCGATTCGCCGGCTCCTTCAACAATTCCGGCAGCGCTAGCGTCCGGCCGTCGCACAATAGCGCGGTGACCAGTTCGGCCAGGTCGAGCACCCGCGACAATGGCGTCGACTCGCCGAGCGCGCCATCGCGTCCCTCCACCGCCTCCACCAGCGAAGTCGGCAATCGCCAATGCTCCAGCAAACGTGCCGAGAGCTGGATGTGATCG is drawn from Pirellulales bacterium and contains these coding sequences:
- a CDS encoding HDOD domain-containing protein, with translation MSVATSTLDRLVQQSGELYSLPAVAVEVLQLASDPQTSARQLKDCIERDPALTTKILRVVNSSLFGLSKQVHDLNQALALLGLKPLKLLVLGFSLPDALFSEVAGDVLTRYWQRTLVKAVAAREICERSGAKHSDEAFIAGLLQDLGLLALVQQVGPAYVQFLDRVWQEQGNLRQFERLALGFDHIQLSARLLEHWRLPTSLVEAVEGRDGALGESTPLSRVLDLAELVTALLCDGRTLALPELLKEPANRSLTRSWLDQLIATLEEKVKQLADVLSLELPRGLNYREVLDRARQQMASMANEVVADLLRERAGAPLDAPQWIDNDARALSAALEAAFAQPTTQRRPQPVASAPIAAEDDQLLLAGLCEQVAACRQMRTALSLLLVEADRFAEVIFREGLESATAWIDWLRGACERIDHEGLVCLQTREARLAVMLPDCDRAQAARLGNELLRAVRATETSLGDGEGPAFTVSIGAASVTLPPKNFPAEDLVHAADRCLYGARASGGDVLKSIEII